From bacterium, one genomic window encodes:
- a CDS encoding Mut7-C RNAse domain-containing protein, which produces MKFILDDMLGKLARWLRIMGYDAKYCTRISDDELINEAKKEGRILLTRDRLLVKRFAVSSLLIKSEDIKEQIKQVIERFNLDTKNIFTRCPSCNGLLEKIKKEKAYNNVPNIVFSRYDNFSLCTLCGKYYWKGNHWEKIKEGLTELTQLPIFR; this is translated from the coding sequence ATGAAGTTTATCCTTGATGATATGCTCGGAAAGCTTGCAAGATGGTTAAGGATTATGGGTTATGATGCTAAATATTGCACCAGAATATCAGACGATGAGCTTATAAATGAGGCAAAAAAAGAAGGGAGAATCCTTCTTACAAGGGACAGGCTTTTGGTAAAGAGATTTGCTGTTTCATCACTTTTGATAAAATCAGAGGATATAAAAGAGCAGATTAAACAAGTGATAGAAAGGTTTAATTTAGATACAAAGAACATATTTACAAGATGTCCAAGCTGTAATGGACTATTAGAGAAAATAAAGAAAGAAAAGGCTTATAACAATGTTCCCAATATTGTCTTTTCCCGCTATGATAATTTTTCCCTCTGCACATTGTGTGGTAAATATTATTGGAAAGGAAATCATTGGGAAAAGATAAAAGAAGGCTTAACCGAACTTACACAACTTCCTATATTTCGCTAG
- a CDS encoding endonuclease III domain-containing protein — MKKTLEKIYNLLYNTFSDMNWWPGETQFEIIVGAILTQNTAWKNVEKAIENLKRENLLSPGKMNEIPEEKLANVIKPSGFYNQKAKKLKAFINFLFLRYSGSLEKLFEKGLFFLRNELLSIHGIGNETADSILLYAGNKPIFVVDAYTKRILARHRIIDEKATYNAIQSIFMENLPKDVFLFNNYHALLVKVGKDFCKKTNPLCKRCPLNEVYP; from the coding sequence TTCTGATATGAATTGGTGGCCAGGTGAGACTCAATTTGAAATAATAGTTGGTGCTATCCTTACCCAGAATACTGCATGGAAAAATGTGGAGAAGGCAATTGAAAATTTAAAAAGAGAAAATTTATTAAGTCCAGGGAAAATGAATGAAATCCCAGAAGAAAAACTTGCTAATGTCATCAAACCATCAGGATTTTACAACCAAAAGGCAAAAAAACTTAAAGCATTTATAAATTTTCTTTTTTTAAGATACAGCGGCTCCCTTGAAAAATTATTTGAAAAAGGGCTCTTTTTTCTTCGCAATGAGCTTCTTTCAATACATGGAATAGGAAATGAAACCGCAGATTCCATTCTTTTATATGCAGGAAATAAACCTATATTCGTTGTTGACGCATATACGAAGAGAATCCTTGCAAGGCATAGGATTATAGATGAAAAAGCCACTTACAATGCCATTCAATCAATATTTATGGAAAATCTCCCAAAGGATGTTTTTCTATTCAATAACTACCATGCCCTTCTTGTTAAAGTTGGAAAGGATTTTTGCAAAAAAACCAATCCATTATGTAAGAGGTGTCCATTAAATGAAGTTTATCCTTGA